TCTGGTCCTCTGAACTTCCACTCTGGTTTTCATTAGTAGAGGACTCATTTGAGGCTTGTCCCATAACCGGTAAAGCATCTTCGGGTGCTTTTTCCTCCACAGGTTCTCCTTTTTCTTTTGCCGGTGTATCCTTACTATTATCTTTATCCTTATTTACCGTACTGCCTGTCGTCGCTTCTTTATTCGTTTTAGTGGTGTTCGTTTGGCTATCCATGCCAATAATACTCTTGATCATCCCGCCTAAACCTGGGCCTGGACTATCCACTTTAATATCGAAGCTTGCCAGCACCGATTGAATATAAGCATTTACAACCACGCCCGTGGTCAGAATTGAAAGTGTACTTGCGAGTACTACAATTAGGCATACACCCAGTACACGCTTCACAATCTTCATCTTCGTCTCTCCTCTCACCTATGTTCTAGTCTATCCGGTAGATAATATCCATATTTTTCTATACCTCCAGTATTGACTAGAACCAGCTGCGGGAAACATACGAGTAACAGTAAACATAAAAAAAGAGACCTCTCTCGAGGCCTCTTATAAATGACTATGTTGCTTAGATATAAATTGGTATTACTTGATTCGTCTGCTCACGGTTACGGCCTACTGAGAAGATGGCAATCGGAATTCCTGTAAGCTCAGACACACGCTCAACATATCTGCGTGTATTGGCTGGCAGATCGTCCAATGTTTTTGCAGAAGTAATATCTTCACTCCAACCTGGAAGCTCCTCGTATACCGCTTCACACTCTGCCAGCATCTTAAGGCTAGCTGGGTAATGCGTGATTACTTCACCACGGTATTTGTAGCCTGTGCAGATCTTCACAGTCTCAAGTCCGCTGAGTACATCCAGCGAGTTAAGAGACAAGCCTGTAATTCCACTTACACGACGAGCGTGACTTACAACAACACTGTCGAACCAACCTACACGGCGAGCACGTCCAGTAACTGTGCCATATTCATGACCCGTTTCACGGATATAGTCTCCAGTTGCATCATTCAGTTCTGTAGGGAACGGGCCATCTCCAACACGAGTGGTGTAGGCTTTAGCAACCCCGATAACTTGTTTAATCTTGGAAGGTCCAACGCCAGAACCTATGCATACTCCACCTGCAGATGGGTTAGAAGAAGTTACAAATGGATACGTACCTTGATCGATATCAAGCATTACCCCTTGTGCACCTTCAAACAATACTTTGCGGTCTGCATCAATAGCTTCATTAAGAATAACCGACGTGTCTGTCACATAGTTACGCAGTACTTCCGCATATTCTAGGTACTGGGTCAGGATCTCTTCAACATTAAGAGCTTCCGCGCCATATACTTGAGTAATCACTTGGTTCTTCTCTTCCATTAAGTGACGGAGTCTCAATTCGAATTCCTCAGCGTCCATCAGGTCAGCAATACGGATACCGTTACGCGCAGCCTTATCCATGTAACAAGGACCGATACCTTTGCGTGTTGTACCAATCTTATTCGGACCCTTGCGGTCTTCTTCTAGAGCATCCAGTACCATGTGATAAGGCATAATAACGTGAGCCCGGTCGCTGATCACTAAGTTCTTAGTGTCAAAACCGTTCTCGTGAATATAATTAATTTCTTGGATCAAGGCAGCTGGATTAATAACCATCCCGTTACCAATTACACAAGTCTTTTCTTTATAAAATACACCAGAAGGGATTAAGCTGAGCTTAAACTTCTCACCGTCAATCAGAATCGTGTGACCGGCATTATTGCCCCCTTGATAACGGGCAACCACATCTGCACTTTCCGCTAGAAAGTCAGTGATTTTCCCTTTACCTTCGTCTCCCCATTGTGTTCCCACGACGACTACCGTTGACATGTTCATTCCTCCGTAGGTGCTAGCCAGCACCATTATTTTTCATAATATGGGCCCTGTACGTCATTCTTATGTACGTAGCCCTCCGGACTCCAAGCGGATTTACCCACTAAAGGACAATACTCAGTGTAACAGCCGTTTTTTTCAAAGTCAAATAAAACGAACGATTACACAAAGAAATGTGCAATCGTTCGGATATCATACATGACAGGTTAACCAGCAAATGGTTCTGCATGTGCTCGCTCGTAGTTAACGAACTTGTTGAAATTTTTGAGGAAGACAAGCTCTACTGTCCCAACGGGACCATTACGCTGTTTAGCTATAATAATTTCAATAATATTTTTCTTCTCAGTGTCCTGATTGTAATAGTCGTCACGATACAGGAACGCAACAATGTCGGCATCCTGCTCGATAGAACCGGATTCACGCAAGTCACTCATCATTGGTCGTTTATCCTGACGCTGCTCTACACCCCGGCTAAGCTGTGACAGGGCGATAACCGGCACGTCCAATTCACGGGCAATCTGCTTCAGTGTACGGGATATATCCGATACTTCCTGTTGCCGGTTTTCCCCGCCTTTACCGCGGCCCTGAATGAGCTGCAAGTAGTCAATGACGATCATCCCGAGGCCCTTTTCCTTCTTGAGCCTCCGACATTTCGCACGAATATCCGTTACAGTAATCCCTGCTGTATCATCGATATAAATCTCCGCCTCCGATAGGGATTGAATGCCCATTGTCAGCTTCGACCAATCATCATCACTCTTGAAGTCACCGGTACGCATAGTATTCGCATCCAGATTAGCTTCGGCACAAATCATCCGTTGTACTAGCTGCGGTGCAGACATTTCCAGACTAAATATGGCAACCGTCTCTTTGGCACGCACTGCCACATTCTGAGCAATATTTAGCGCGAATGCTGTCTTACCTACAGAAGGACGGGCTGCAACAATGATCAAATCATTGCGCTGGAATCCATTAGTCATATGGTCTAAATCCACAAATCCCGTTGGAATACCTGACATGCCGCCCTTATCTTTATTCTGATGAAGGAGTTCAACCTTATCAAATACTTCCATCAAAACATCGCGGATTGCGATAAATCCACTGCCGCTGCGCCGGTTAGAGATTTCAAGAATTCGCCGTTCTGCATCACTCAGCATATCGGCAACATCTTCGCCACCCGTGTAACCCTCGCTCACGATCTGCGTCGCTGTACGAATCAAACGCCGTAGCATAGCCTTTTCTTCAATAATCTGCGCGTAGTATTCTACGTTGGCCGCAGTAGGCACAGCATGCGCCAGCTTAGCTAAGTAGCTAACACCGCCAATATCTTCAAGCTCTCCCTTGTCCTGCAGTCTTGAGGTAAGCGTAACAAGATCAATCGGCTGGCTCTCTTCTCCGAGCTGCACCATCGCCTCAAAAATCATTTGATGCGCTTTATCGTAGAAGTCTTCGGTATTCACCCGTTCCATTGCAGTAATGAGCGCTTCATCCTGCAACAGAACAGCACCGATTACCGCTTGCTCCGCCTCAAGATTCTGCGGGGGAACCCGATCGAAAAAGAGATCTCCACCCATTTTACTCCTCCGTTACCTGAACCTTAAGGGTAGCCTTTACTTCAGTGTGTAGTTTTATACTTACTTGGAAGACTCCCAAATGGCGAATCGGTTCACCTAGCTCAATCTTGCGCTTATCGATGGAAATACCTTGAGTGGAAGCTAGCGTTTCAGCAATTTGTTTACTCGTGATTGCGCCGAATAGACGGCCGCCTTCACCTGCTTTTGCCTTCATAGTAAGGGTAAGCTCATCTATTTTCTTGCCCAGTTGCTGAGCTTCTTCTTTTTCGTTATCTTTACGGCGTTGTTCAGCAGCTGCTTGATTCTCAAGCGTCTTCACATTGCCTTCCGTTGCCGGACGAACTAATCCACGTGGTAATAGGAAGTTCGAAGCATAACCTTCGGATACCTCTTTAACCTGACCTTTTTTACCTTGACCCTTAACATCTTTTATGAAAATGACCTTCATTCGAATAAACCCTCTTTCGATTCGATTTCAGCCAGCACTTTCAGCAGTCTGGCTTCTGCTTCTTTACATGTTCCTTCTAGCTGTACCGCGGCGTTCGATAGATGCCCACCGCCACCCATTTTTTCCATCACGACCTGTACATTCATACGCCCAAGTGATCGAGCACTAATGCTTATCAGGCCGTCTGGTCGCTCACTAATGACAAATGAAGCGACTACGTTCGTCATTCCAAGCAGCGTATCCGCTGTCTGAGCGATAAGCAGCTGCGGAATCTTCATACCTGGTGCCGTAACCACCAATGCGATTTGATCATAAATCATACGCGCATGCTTGATAATTTCGGCTTTTGAAATATACTCCTGTAAGTCCTCCTTCAGCATACGCTGAATAAGAACGGTATCCGCACCATTTCGGCGCAGAAATCCTGCAGCTTCAAATGTACGGGAGCCCGTATGCAGTGCAAAGTGCTTCGTATCTACAGTAATTCCCGCTAAGAGCATTGTAGCATCCAATGGACTAATCTTTACCTTCTCATGGATATATTGAAGCAACTCTGTCACTAGCTCACAGGTTGATGAAGCATAAGGCTCTAAATAGACTAATACAGCATCGTTGATGAACTCTTCACCTCTACGGTGATGATCCACCACAACAATTCTACTGGCATATTGCACAAGCCGCGGTTCCATTGTCATTGACGCCTTATGGGTGTCCACAACAATAAGCAATGTATGCTCCGTCATTACTTGTAAGGATTGCTCCGTTGTGATGAATGACTTAAACAACTCATCATCTTTCCGAATCTGCTCCATCATGTTCGTTATGGAAGGATTAGGAGTTTCCATCACAATGCTGGCCTCTACATTATACATCTGTGCGGCCCTTAGAAGGCCAATCGCAGCGCCAACAGCATCGATATCTGGAGTCCGGTGCCCAAGGATCAGCACACGGTCGCTCTCCTGCATCAGATCACGCAGCGCATGTGCAATGACTCTTGCACGCACTCGTGTGCGCTTCTCGGCGGCATTACTCTTTCCACCGTAGAAAGATAACCTCTGACCTGCTTTTACAGCAGCCTGATCTCCACCTCTGCCGAGCGCCATATCCAGACTGGATTGCGCCAGAGCGCCTAGCTCGCTTGCAGAGTCTGCTCCAAATGCCATGCCAATACTCAGTGTCATGGGAACCTTAAGGTCGGCGGTCATTTCCCTAATCTCATCGAGAATAACGAATCGACTTTCTTCCAGCGCTTGCAGGCTACGATGATTAAGCAGCATTAGATAACGTTCAGAAGACAGACGACGCAGGTAAACATCAAACTGTTTACTCCATTCGGTGATCTCACTTGCTACCTTAGCAATCAGAGAAGTACGCTGTTGATCATCCATTCCTTGAGCAGATTCATCTAGATTATCCATCATCACTATACCGATCGCCAGCTTCTCATCCTCATAACGTTCACGTAGCACCACAAGCTCAGTAATGTCATACATGTATAGAATACGTTCACTTGGAATAATTACGGCTTGATAATATCGTTCATCCACAGTGAGCTCAAGGCGAGTGTCGTGCAATACACCTTCTTTGAGGACATCCCGTTTTCCTGTTACATTCGTCGTAAAAAAAGACTGCATATCTGGCAGTAATTCCTGCAGTGGTTCACCAACTAAAGACTTGCGTGCAAAAACATCACCGGCATAGCGGTTATTCCATTCTACTGTTCGATCCTCGCTAAACAGAATGATTCCGAGGGGCAGCATGCTAACTGCTTCTCCCTCCACCCGCTTAATACGAAAAGTTAATCCATTTATATATTCCACCAAATTACGGCGGAACGTAATCTCCGTCTTCAGCATATAGAAGCATAATGTACCTGCCAGAAACAGGCTAACGACCCCTAGTGCCCAATTATAAATACTAACAATTATAATAAGGGCCAACAGCAGCATGAACGCCCATACGGTATGATAGCCGTGCCAGCGTCTTTGCAGAAATTTAGGCATGAACTCTCACCCTATCGTTTCGATTTCGTCACATACTCCCGCAGTGGGAAAGCAAGATCAATAATACCAATAATGCGTAGCGGCGGTAGTAAAATGACCGGAATTGCTAGCAGAATAGCAGCCATCTTGTTCCATTTGCGTTCATGCGCCAGGAAGAAGAAGAATCCAATCGCCTGAATCATAAAGCCAATTCGCAGCAACGGCAGCAGATTGGCAGAAATCATGAGGATGTAATTATTCTCCGATCCTGCGAAGAAGAGCTGAAGAACCACACCAATCAAATAATACCAAATAAACGATCTAGAAAGTCTCCACTCACGAGCAGGCTTCATCTTAGGCGCTGCATAATTCATACTGTTCAAAATCGGACGGACAATAGAATGCGTAATGACAGCTATCATGAAAGAGCTTACGATTAGAGTCATCGGGATCATTTGAACCGTCATATGACTTAGCTTGTTTACATCCTCAGTCGTAAACCCAAGATCAGTAAACAGTGGATTAGCGGTACCGAGATCAGACAGAGGTGAGTTAACCATCTGTAGCACATCGTTCACATAGTTAGACAGATCAAAATTAAATAACGCCGTACCGAGTAATAAGAGTAACAAGAATTCTCCAAGAATTGTAACTGTACCCGCAATCACGGTAGACATTGCTGAGGCATGTCTTTTATACCAACGTCCCATAACCAGAGCAGGTATTAAGAAATACGCCGCGATCAGCACATAAATAGGTGTAATCAGACCAACGATCAGCAACACCGGTAATACGTGTAGAACGAATTGTTTGGTGTTCAGCGTAGTGAATAACACTACTGCCGGAACAATCATAAATAAGGTAGTGATGATGAGCAGTGGAGTCGTTAAACTAAGCAGCAAAAGTAAGTATGCTACACTCCAAGCCACAGATGACCAGCGAAATTTCAACAGTATTCACCTCTTACGCATATGTTCTTCTAAAGCAGATATATCTTGATACCATTCTTCCAACTGATGCCCTTCCTGCTTATGCTTTCTGAGCTTCTCGAGTAGCAAGTCATCTAACTGACGATAAGGAATCCCTAGTCTGCGGCCCAATATATAAGAGCTCATAATCAAACTAGCCAGGCTGTCACCCACACGGGTAGTACTGCCTTCCCATAACGCTTTAAATAACCGTGAAACTTGGTCAATCACTTCTGTTTTTAACCATTCAATTACCTTAGCGCGTTTAGCTACATCTAGATCCTTCGGCACATTGGACACGTCTCTCTACCTCCGGCAAAAAGCTTTATTCTCCATTATAGCATAAAAAATTCCGTGTCACACAAGGCGCCCCGCGCACCTTAAGTATGCTTCAACAAGGGCCGAACTAATACTTCTAACCTTTTTAAAAAAAGACCTGTTTTCCGTTATCGCCGGAAATACAGGCCTTGTTCCGATTGCTTCTATTACCGCGAATAAATTGGGCTATAATGACTCTTGTGATTGTTTTGATACAAATTTCTCGCAATATTCTATGACTTGACTCCGGCGAACAATACCAATAAACCGGTTCATATCATCGACTACAGGAACAAAGTTCTGTACCTTAGCCAAATTAATCAGATCTTCCATATCCGCATCAATCGAGACAGGTCTGTTATTCATCCTTAACGGCAAATCTTTAAGTAAGAATTTTGAAGCGTTCTCGAAAGTAACCTTGCCCTCGGATTCCTTCATATACCAGAGCAGATCACCCTCTGTAACCGTGCCAGCATATTCTCCATTTCGGTTCAGAATAGGGACAGCAGTGTAACGGTGGAACTCCATCCTCTCCAGCGTTTGGCGTAGCGTTGAATCGATCGTTACGCAAGCGACTTCCTGTTTCGGAAGTAAAAAAAATGCAATATTCATCTCTTGATCCTCCTCAAAGAGTTCCGAAGGAATTACGGTTCTTTAGCTTCCTCTTACTGCCATGCAAAATTATTAATACGTGACAGCTTAATAATAGTTCCAATACATTATAGCATGAAGACAGTAAGCAGCAGCCATGAGAATGTAAATGGCTGCTGCAATTATTTATATGAGTTTAATTTCCACTTTAGAATTATTGCGTAACTGCCGTTGCTTTAGGTTCCAGTGCATTACTTGCTTTTCCAGGTTCGATTAGTTGATCTATAGGTGTTGCTGCATTCATCCAGTTGTCAATCATCGCCTTAGCTTCGCTCAGATCCTCTTCATCAACGATATCATAATAAATACCATCCATACGTTTACCTTCGCCCATAACTGTGAAGCTGGAGATATCCATCCCTTTTCCGCCCATGAATTTCTTAGCTAGGCTAATAATCATCGAAGGCTCTATATCGGTCTTGAAGTTATCCCCCATAATATCAAGCAGTTTTGGAATGTTGCCAATTTGGCTGATCGATAACATTTTATTAGCCACAACATCAATAAAAACTTGTTGGCGCTTGGTGCGGTTAAAGTCACTATCCTCACGATAACGCGTATAATTCAGCGCTTCTTGTCCGTTATAAAGCGATTTTCCAGCTTCAATTGTAAACTTTTCATGATCCTTACCTTTGTTCACAATGTCTTTCTTAATCGGCAGTGGAACGCCTCCAATAGCATCTACAGCATCCTTGAGTCCTTGGAAGTTGATTGTGGCATAATATTGAATATCATGACCAAGCAGCGCTTCTAGAGAATCCTTGGCCATTTGTTGCCCCCCAAAAGCATAGGCATGTGTAATCTTATCCTTTTTATTATCCTTATGGCCTATAATTTCCGTATACGTATCACGCGGAATAGAAATAAGCAGGATCTTATAATCCTCTGGGCGAACAACAGCGTACATCATGGTATCCGAACGTGCGGTTTCATTTTCGCGTTGATCGGTACCTAGCAGCATAATTGAGAACGGATCGCTTTTGTACACAACCGGTTCTGGCTTAACCTTGTTATCATCCTTAAGTGGCTGGTAAGATTCTTCCTTTAGCTTAGTTTCAACCCGATCAGACAAAAAGAGGTCGAAGGCTAATACAGCCAAGGAATTACGAAACAGAAAGCCTCCCGCTATAATAACAACAAGAACGATGAGGGCGATATATCTTTTCTTTATTTTTTTCATCTTTGATTCCTTCTTTATTGTAGAATAATTGCTTGCCTTATATATAATGCTCCCTGATCTTCATCAGGCAGTCATGTCTTTATTTCTCACAGCGATCGGCTATCCCTTATTCCATTATCTTATTGTCCCCCCATTCAGGAAATTCAGGTCATTCAAAATTATAGAAAAAAAATTTTTTGCGGTCCTAAAAATAATGTGGAGTAAAACAATATTTCTATTGTAATCACTAAATGGATAAAAAGAAACAACAAATAACGACATGAATAGGGAAAAAGCCCCAAACCAAGTAATATATACTGGTATGGCGCTCCAACATTAATTCCTAATTTTGAGCGGTTGTATCATATGTTTAACCCTATCTCCAGATTGCAAACCGCGGAAGAACCCATAATCAAATAATTTTGCTGCCCCTTCAAAACGGCTCTCATAAGTTTTTGCCCCCATAACAACTGCAATAAGCCGATGGCCATCCCGCTGGGCTGAGCCTGCAATGCAGTATCCTGCCCGGTTATCATGCCCAGTCTTTAAGCCATCTGTACCCTCATAAGCGTAAATACCACCCATAGCTGGAAGCATGAAATTACTGTTACTTACATATAGACCTTTATCCTTCAAATGCATTTGAGTACGGCTAGAAATATTAAGAATATCCGGATGATGATAGATTAGTGCGGCAGCCAATTTGGCGGTGTCCCGAGCTGTCATCATAGTCTCACCGCTGATATGCACATTGGGAGCAGTAAAACCAAGATCCTTACCCGATAGTCCCGTTGAGTTGGTAAATATTGTGTTGGAAGATAATCCTAGACTACGTGCCTTTTCGTTCATCATTAGCACAAATGAAGCTTCTGAGCCAGCCATATACTCTGCCAATGCAACAGTAGCATCGTTAGCAGAATAAATGGTCATTCCCTCAAATAGTTCCCTTATGGTATAGAATTCTCCACGCTTCAATGAGAGACTTGTGCCACCCATTTTACTTGCGAAATCACTAATTGTAACCCTATCTTCCCATCTAATCATTCCAGAGGAGATTTGATCCAGCACAATCATTTCTGTCATTAATTTAGACACACTGGCCGGTGGCATGGGTACATCACCGTTTATATCCACCCATATATCTCCGGTATCCATATCTAAA
This Paenibacillus sp. FSL R5-0345 DNA region includes the following protein-coding sequences:
- a CDS encoding adenylosuccinate synthase, yielding MSTVVVVGTQWGDEGKGKITDFLAESADVVARYQGGNNAGHTILIDGEKFKLSLIPSGVFYKEKTCVIGNGMVINPAALIQEINYIHENGFDTKNLVISDRAHVIMPYHMVLDALEEDRKGPNKIGTTRKGIGPCYMDKAARNGIRIADLMDAEEFELRLRHLMEEKNQVITQVYGAEALNVEEILTQYLEYAEVLRNYVTDTSVILNEAIDADRKVLFEGAQGVMLDIDQGTYPFVTSSNPSAGGVCIGSGVGPSKIKQVIGVAKAYTTRVGDGPFPTELNDATGDYIRETGHEYGTVTGRARRVGWFDSVVVSHARRVSGITGLSLNSLDVLSGLETVKICTGYKYRGEVITHYPASLKMLAECEAVYEELPGWSEDITSAKTLDDLPANTRRYVERVSELTGIPIAIFSVGRNREQTNQVIPIYI
- the dnaB gene encoding replicative DNA helicase, which gives rise to MGGDLFFDRVPPQNLEAEQAVIGAVLLQDEALITAMERVNTEDFYDKAHQMIFEAMVQLGEESQPIDLVTLTSRLQDKGELEDIGGVSYLAKLAHAVPTAANVEYYAQIIEEKAMLRRLIRTATQIVSEGYTGGEDVADMLSDAERRILEISNRRSGSGFIAIRDVLMEVFDKVELLHQNKDKGGMSGIPTGFVDLDHMTNGFQRNDLIIVAARPSVGKTAFALNIAQNVAVRAKETVAIFSLEMSAPQLVQRMICAEANLDANTMRTGDFKSDDDWSKLTMGIQSLSEAEIYIDDTAGITVTDIRAKCRRLKKEKGLGMIVIDYLQLIQGRGKGGENRQQEVSDISRTLKQIARELDVPVIALSQLSRGVEQRQDKRPMMSDLRESGSIEQDADIVAFLYRDDYYNQDTEKKNIIEIIIAKQRNGPVGTVELVFLKNFNKFVNYERAHAEPFAG
- the rplI gene encoding 50S ribosomal protein L9 encodes the protein MKVIFIKDVKGQGKKGQVKEVSEGYASNFLLPRGLVRPATEGNVKTLENQAAAEQRRKDNEKEEAQQLGKKIDELTLTMKAKAGEGGRLFGAITSKQIAETLASTQGISIDKRKIELGEPIRHLGVFQVSIKLHTEVKATLKVQVTEE
- a CDS encoding DHH family phosphoesterase gives rise to the protein MPKFLQRRWHGYHTVWAFMLLLALIIIVSIYNWALGVVSLFLAGTLCFYMLKTEITFRRNLVEYINGLTFRIKRVEGEAVSMLPLGIILFSEDRTVEWNNRYAGDVFARKSLVGEPLQELLPDMQSFFTTNVTGKRDVLKEGVLHDTRLELTVDERYYQAVIIPSERILYMYDITELVVLRERYEDEKLAIGIVMMDNLDESAQGMDDQQRTSLIAKVASEITEWSKQFDVYLRRLSSERYLMLLNHRSLQALEESRFVILDEIREMTADLKVPMTLSIGMAFGADSASELGALAQSSLDMALGRGGDQAAVKAGQRLSFYGGKSNAAEKRTRVRARVIAHALRDLMQESDRVLILGHRTPDIDAVGAAIGLLRAAQMYNVEASIVMETPNPSITNMMEQIRKDDELFKSFITTEQSLQVMTEHTLLIVVDTHKASMTMEPRLVQYASRIVVVDHHRRGEEFINDAVLVYLEPYASSTCELVTELLQYIHEKVKISPLDATMLLAGITVDTKHFALHTGSRTFEAAGFLRRNGADTVLIQRMLKEDLQEYISKAEIIKHARMIYDQIALVVTAPGMKIPQLLIAQTADTLLGMTNVVASFVISERPDGLISISARSLGRMNVQVVMEKMGGGGHLSNAAVQLEGTCKEAEARLLKVLAEIESKEGLFE
- a CDS encoding DUF2232 domain-containing protein, whose product is MKFRWSSVAWSVAYLLLLLSLTTPLLIITTLFMIVPAVVLFTTLNTKQFVLHVLPVLLIVGLITPIYVLIAAYFLIPALVMGRWYKRHASAMSTVIAGTVTILGEFLLLLLLGTALFNFDLSNYVNDVLQMVNSPLSDLGTANPLFTDLGFTTEDVNKLSHMTVQMIPMTLIVSSFMIAVITHSIVRPILNSMNYAAPKMKPAREWRLSRSFIWYYLIGVVLQLFFAGSENNYILMISANLLPLLRIGFMIQAIGFFFFLAHERKWNKMAAILLAIPVILLPPLRIIGIIDLAFPLREYVTKSKR
- a CDS encoding MazG-like family protein; translated protein: MPKDLDVAKRAKVIEWLKTEVIDQVSRLFKALWEGSTTRVGDSLASLIMSSYILGRRLGIPYRQLDDLLLEKLRKHKQEGHQLEEWYQDISALEEHMRKR
- a CDS encoding CBS domain-containing protein, producing the protein MNIAFFLLPKQEVACVTIDSTLRQTLERMEFHRYTAVPILNRNGEYAGTVTEGDLLWYMKESEGKVTFENASKFLLKDLPLRMNNRPVSIDADMEDLINLAKVQNFVPVVDDMNRFIGIVRRSQVIEYCEKFVSKQSQESL
- a CDS encoding LCP family protein, encoding MKKIKKRYIALIVLVVIIAGGFLFRNSLAVLAFDLFLSDRVETKLKEESYQPLKDDNKVKPEPVVYKSDPFSIMLLGTDQRENETARSDTMMYAVVRPEDYKILLISIPRDTYTEIIGHKDNKKDKITHAYAFGGQQMAKDSLEALLGHDIQYYATINFQGLKDAVDAIGGVPLPIKKDIVNKGKDHEKFTIEAGKSLYNGQEALNYTRYREDSDFNRTKRQQVFIDVVANKMLSISQIGNIPKLLDIMGDNFKTDIEPSMIISLAKKFMGGKGMDISSFTVMGEGKRMDGIYYDIVDEEDLSEAKAMIDNWMNAATPIDQLIEPGKASNALEPKATAVTQ
- a CDS encoding D-alanyl-D-alanine carboxypeptidase family protein, giving the protein MKRRIIVGTIAAVLVVVLLVVWRPTGLGFKPNIDAESAVLLDMDTGDIWVDINGDVPMPPASVSKLMTEMIVLDQISSGMIRWEDRVTISDFASKMGGTSLSLKRGEFYTIRELFEGMTIYSANDATVALAEYMAGSEASFVLMMNEKARSLGLSSNTIFTNSTGLSGKDLGFTAPNVHISGETMMTARDTAKLAAALIYHHPDILNISSRTQMHLKDKGLYVSNSNFMLPAMGGIYAYEGTDGLKTGHDNRAGYCIAGSAQRDGHRLIAVVMGAKTYESRFEGAAKLFDYGFFRGLQSGDRVKHMIQPLKIRN